Proteins encoded by one window of Glycine soja cultivar W05 chromosome 15, ASM419377v2, whole genome shotgun sequence:
- the LOC114386048 gene encoding uncharacterized protein LOC114386048 has translation MGREVLLPSDTSQYRAYLQDSVIELLGTEKSNNVVIEHTKDGSGIGAAVLAASNSMLREYEVDVDRSKRRGPEVERIYSVILEMASVTYIDSSAVQALKDLYQEYKLRDIQIAISNPSPEVLLTLSRSGLVELIGKEWYFVRVHDAVQVSELVGAGKDIESAYWELVVKDIQDTCKLLEPIYNETDGEDGHVSLAVSPKLANDTKGTIEAAKWLHNMVGSPCVYMKIPATDESISSMKEVISLGISVNATLIFCLPKYEVVIDAYLDGLESCGMTDLSKVSSAAAFYISRVDVTLDKKLEQIGTSEALDLKGKGAVAQAVLAYQLYQKKFSGPRWERLENRGAKKQRLMWASTNVKNPSYPDTFYVNSVIGPDTVSYIGFLIFLP, from the exons ATGGGAAGAGAAGTGTTGTTGCCATCAGATACGTCTCAATACAGGGCTTATTTGCAAGATTCAGTCATAGAGCTGCTAGGAACAGAAAAGTCAAACAATGTGGTGATAGAGCATACTAAAGATGGATCTGGAATAGGAGCTGCTGTATTGGCTGCTTCAAACTCCAT GTTGCGTGAATATGAAGTTGATGTTGATCGTTCTAAAAGACGTGGACCTGAGGTTGAAAGAATTTATTCCGTGATTCTAGAGATGGCAT CTGTGACATACATAGATTCTAGTGCTGTTCAggctttgaaagacttgtatcAGGAGTACAAATTACGGGACATTCAA ATTGCAATATCCAATCCAAGTCCAGAAGTTCTGCTTACCTTGTCTAGATCGGGTCTGGTGGAGTTGATAGGCAAAGAATGGTACTTTGTGAGAGTACATGATGCTGTTCAA GTTTCTGAATTGGTAGGGGCAGGGAAGGACATAGAAAGTGCTTATTGGGAATTGGTTGTGAAGGACATACAAGATACTTGCAAACTTCTGGAGCCAATTTACAATGAAACAGATGGGGAAGATGGACATGTATCTCTTGCAGTTTCCCCAAAGCTAGCAAATGACACCAAGGGGACAATTGAGGCAGCAAAATGGCTTCATAATATGGTTGGAAGTCCGTGTGTTTACATGAAAATTCCTGCCACTGATGAATCCATCTCTTCCATGAAGGAGGTCATTTCTCTGGGGATAAGTGTAAATGCCACT CTCATATTCTGCCTCCCTAAATATGAAGTAGTGATTGATGCTTACTTGGATGGCCTTGAGTCTTGTGGCATGACTGATCTCTCTAAGGTTTCAAGTGCAGCAGCATTCTACATCAGTAGAGTGGATGTTACACTTGACAAGAAACTTGAGCAAATTGGTACTTCTGAGGCTCTTGATCTCAAAGGAAAG GGTGCAGTTGCTCAAGCAGTCTTAGCATACCAACTTTACCAGAAAAAATTTTCTGGTCCAAGATGGGAACGCTTGGAGAATAGAGGTGCCAAGAAGCAGAGGTTGATGTGGGCTTCAACAAATGTGAAAAATCCATCTTACCCTGACACATTTTATGTTAATTCTGTTATTGGACCAGATACAGTAAGTTATATcggtttccttatttttttaccttga